A genomic stretch from Streptococcus oralis includes:
- a CDS encoding ECF transporter S component: MKQTKTTKIALISLLTALSVVLGYYLKIGTATGILTLLDAGIFFTAFYFGSKEGAVVGGLAAFLLDLLSGFPQWMFFSLVNHGLQGFFAGFKGKWQWLGLVLATIVMVSGYALGSTLMNGWAAALPEILPNFLQNIVGMVVGFVLSQSIKKIK; the protein is encoded by the coding sequence ATGAAGCAAACCAAAACAACTAAAATCGCCCTTATATCCCTCTTAACCGCCCTTTCTGTGGTTCTAGGTTATTACTTGAAAATTGGAACGGCAACAGGAATATTGACTCTCTTGGACGCAGGTATTTTCTTTACTGCCTTTTACTTTGGCAGTAAAGAAGGAGCTGTCGTTGGAGGACTAGCAGCTTTTCTGCTTGACCTTTTATCAGGCTTTCCACAATGGATGTTCTTTAGCTTGGTAAACCATGGCTTGCAAGGATTTTTTGCAGGTTTTAAAGGGAAGTGGCAATGGCTAGGCCTTGTCTTGGCTACTATCGTCATGGTAAGTGGCTATGCTCTGGGCTCAACTTTGATGAATGGCTGGGCAGCAGCCCTACCAGAAATCCTACCAAACTTCCTGCAAAATATCGTGGGAATGGTTGTGGGGTTTGTGCTTAGTCAGAGTATTAAGAAAATTAAGTAA
- the murT gene encoding lipid II isoglutaminyl synthase subunit MurT: MKLKTTLGLLAGRSSHFILSRLGRGSTLPGKLALQFDKDILQNLAKNYEIVVVTGTNGKTLTTALTVGILKEVYGQVLTNPSGANMITGITTTFLTAKSSKTGKNIAVLEIDEASLSRICDYIHPSLFVITNIFRDQMDRYGEIYTTYKMILDAIRKVPTATVLLNGDSPLFYKPSIPNPVQYFGFDLEKGPAQLAHYNTEGILCPDCQGILKYEHNTYANLGAYICENCGCKRPDLDYRLTDLVELTNNRSRFVIDGQEYGIQIGGLYNIYNALAAVAIARFLGADSQRIKQGFDKSRAVFGRQETFHIGDKECTLVLIKNPVGATQAIEMIKLAPYPFSLSVLLNANYADGIDTSWIWDADFEQITEMDIPEINAGGVRHSEIARRLRVTGYPADKITETSNLEQVLKTIENQDCKHAYILATYTAMLEFRELLASRQIVRKEMN, from the coding sequence ATGAAATTAAAAACTACTTTGGGCCTTCTAGCTGGACGCTCTTCTCACTTCATCTTGAGCCGTCTTGGCCGTGGAAGTACGCTTCCAGGAAAACTTGCCCTTCAATTTGATAAAGATATTTTACAAAATCTAGCTAAGAACTACGAGATTGTCGTGGTCACTGGAACCAATGGAAAAACCCTGACAACTGCCCTCACTGTCGGCATCTTAAAAGAGGTTTATGGTCAGGTTCTGACCAATCCAAGCGGTGCCAATATGATTACAGGGATTACGACAACCTTCTTGACTGCCAAATCTTCTAAAACTGGAAAAAACATTGCCGTCCTAGAAATCGACGAGGCCAGTCTTTCTCGTATCTGTGACTATATCCATCCTAGCCTTTTTGTCATCACTAATATTTTCCGTGACCAGATGGACCGCTATGGTGAGATTTACACGACTTATAAGATGATTTTGGATGCCATCCGTAAGGTGCCTACGGCTACAGTTCTCCTCAATGGTGACAGTCCGCTTTTCTACAAGCCATCTATTCCAAATCCAGTTCAGTATTTTGGTTTTGACTTGGAAAAAGGGCCGGCCCAACTGGCTCACTACAATACCGAAGGTATCCTCTGCCCTGACTGTCAAGGCATCCTCAAATATGAGCACAATACCTATGCCAACTTGGGGGCCTATATCTGTGAAAATTGTGGCTGCAAACGTCCTGACTTGGACTACCGTCTGACAGACTTGGTTGAATTGACCAACAATCGCTCTCGTTTTGTCATTGACGGCCAAGAATACGGAATCCAAATCGGTGGACTCTACAACATCTACAATGCTCTAGCTGCAGTTGCTATCGCCCGTTTCCTCGGTGCAGATTCGCAACGGATCAAGCAAGGATTTGACAAGAGTCGCGCTGTCTTTGGACGTCAGGAGACCTTCCATATCGGTGATAAGGAATGCACCCTTGTCTTGATTAAAAATCCAGTCGGTGCAACTCAGGCTATCGAGATGATCAAACTAGCGCCTTATCCATTTAGCCTATCTGTCCTCCTTAATGCTAACTATGCCGATGGAATTGATACTAGCTGGATCTGGGATGCGGACTTTGAACAAATCACTGAGATGGACATTCCTGAAATCAATGCTGGTGGTGTTCGTCATTCTGAAATCGCACGCCGTCTTCGAGTGACTGGCTACCCAGCTGATAAAATCACTGAGACAAGCAATCTGGAGCAAGTTCTCAAGACCATTGAGAACCAAGACTGCAAGCATGCCTATATCCTGGCTACCTATACTGCTATGCTTGAATTCCGCGAACTGCTGGCTAGTCGTCAGATTGTTAGAAAGGAGATGAACTAA
- a CDS encoding MFS transporter yields the protein MKQYLERASILALSLVLITSFSISSALPAMFDYYQGYPKEQIELLVSLPSFGIMIMLILNGFLERLFPERLQISLGLLILSIGGTAPFWYQDYNFVFAMRILFGLGVGMINAKAISIISERYHGKTRIQMLGLRGSAEVVGASILTLVVGQLLSLGWTVTFLAYSAGFLVLILYLLFVPYGKEKKETKKKEAETTRLTGQMKGLIFLLAVEAAVVVCTNTAITIRIPSLMVERGLGDAQLSSFVLSVMQLIGIVAGVSFSFLISLFKERLLLWSGITFGLGQIVIALSPSLGMMVVGSIVAGFSYSVALTTVFQLLSERIPANLLNQATSFAVLGCSFGAFTTPFVLGAVGMVTQNGMLVFTILGCWLIVTSVFVMVSLRKKA from the coding sequence ATGAAACAATATTTAGAACGGGCTAGTATTTTGGCCCTCTCCCTCGTTTTGATTACTTCCTTTTCCATCTCGAGTGCTCTACCAGCCATGTTTGACTATTATCAGGGCTATCCCAAAGAACAAATCGAGCTCTTGGTCAGCCTTCCTTCTTTTGGAATCATGATCATGCTGATTTTAAATGGATTTTTGGAACGTTTGTTTCCTGAGCGTCTTCAGATTAGTTTAGGGCTTCTCATCCTCTCTATTGGTGGAACAGCCCCCTTCTGGTATCAGGATTATAACTTTGTCTTTGCGATGCGAATTTTATTTGGTTTGGGTGTGGGGATGATCAATGCCAAGGCCATTTCTATTATCAGTGAACGCTATCATGGAAAGACACGAATCCAGATGCTGGGGCTCCGCGGATCGGCAGAAGTTGTCGGGGCATCGATTTTGACTCTAGTGGTAGGTCAACTCTTATCCCTGGGATGGACAGTGACCTTCTTGGCCTACAGTGCGGGATTTTTAGTATTGATCCTTTATCTGCTCTTTGTCCCTTATGGGAAAGAAAAGAAAGAAACAAAGAAAAAAGAGGCCGAAACGACTCGTTTGACGGGACAGATGAAGGGCTTAATTTTTCTATTGGCTGTCGAAGCAGCAGTTGTTGTCTGCACCAATACAGCTATCACCATTCGTATCCCTAGTTTGATGGTGGAAAGAGGCCTCGGGGATGCTCAATTATCTAGTTTTGTTCTTAGTGTCATGCAGCTGATTGGGATTGTGGCTGGTGTGAGTTTTTCTTTCTTGATTTCTCTCTTTAAAGAAAGATTGCTCCTTTGGTCAGGCATTACCTTTGGATTGGGGCAGATTGTGATTGCCTTGTCTCCGTCATTGGGTATGATGGTAGTAGGAAGTATTGTGGCAGGTTTTTCTTATAGTGTGGCCTTGACCACTGTCTTTCAGCTTCTTTCTGAAAGAATTCCAGCTAACCTCCTTAATCAGGCAACATCTTTTGCAGTGTTAGGATGTAGCTTTGGGGCCTTTACGACCCCATTCGTCCTGGGAGCTGTCGGTATGGTCACTCAAAACGGGATGCTGGTCTTCACCATTCTAGGATGCTGGTTAATAGTGACTTCCGTATTTGTCATGGTTTCTCTTCGAAAGAAAGCTTAG
- a CDS encoding Pr6Pr family membrane protein, with product MKLNYKFIFYSRVLLFLAAFTGVYLEITKHGGFGMLLYYTVLSNLLVTIFTGYLLRVMSRSGENWQRLTLLRLKGGVTMSIMITCVIYHFMLAPIATDFYRVENFLCHYIVPLWFLADTLFFDKQGQYKIWDPVLWTILPLVYMIFALFNGLVLKLNIPNSKDNPFPYFFLNVNKGWDVVIKWCLIIFAAYMVAGFIFYLIKQIKRK from the coding sequence ATGAAACTGAATTATAAATTTATCTTTTATAGTCGTGTGCTCTTGTTTTTAGCGGCATTTACAGGGGTTTATTTAGAAATTACCAAGCACGGTGGCTTTGGTATGCTCCTTTACTACACAGTGTTGTCCAATCTTTTGGTAACGATTTTCACGGGCTATCTGCTCCGTGTGATGAGCCGTTCAGGTGAAAATTGGCAACGTCTGACCTTGCTTCGTCTCAAGGGTGGTGTTACCATGAGTATCATGATTACCTGTGTGATTTACCATTTTATGCTTGCTCCGATCGCGACAGACTTTTACCGTGTGGAAAATTTCCTTTGCCACTATATCGTTCCACTCTGGTTTTTAGCCGATACCCTCTTCTTCGATAAACAGGGTCAATACAAGATCTGGGATCCAGTCTTGTGGACCATATTGCCCTTGGTTTATATGATTTTTGCCTTGTTCAATGGCTTGGTCTTAAAACTCAATATTCCGAATTCCAAGGACAATCCCTTCCCATATTTCTTTTTAAATGTGAACAAGGGTTGGGACGTGGTCATCAAATGGTGTTTGATCATTTTTGCGGCGTATATGGTTGCAGGATTTATCTTCTATCTGATCAAGCAAATCAAGCGAAAATAG
- a CDS encoding DEAD/DEAH box helicase, whose amino-acid sequence MKFNEFNLSADLLAEIEKAGFVEASPIQEQTIPLALEGKDVIGQAQTGTGKTAAFGLPTLEKIRTEEATIQALVIAPTRELAVQSQEELFRFGRSKGVKVRSVYGGSSIEKQIKALKSGAHIVVGTPGRLLDLIKRKALKLQDIETLILDEADEMLNMGFLEDIEAIISRVPENRQTLLFSATMPDAIKRIGVQFMKDPEHVKIAAKELTTELVDQYYIRVKEQEKFDTMTRLMDVEQPELAIVFGRTKRRVDELTRGLKIRGFRVEGIHGDLDQNKRLRVLRDFKNGNLDVLVATDVAARGLDISGVTHVYNYDIPQDPESYVHRIGRTGRAGKSGQSITFVAPNEMGYLQIIENLTKKRMKGLKPATAEEAFQAKKQVALKKIERDFADETIRGNFEKFAKDARKLAAEFSPEELAMYILSLTVQDPDSLPEVEIAREKPLPFKPSGNGFGGKGKGGRGGRRGDDRRDRDRRGNGRRDEFKKGSRGNDRFDKDKRYRNKDNKKPRNTSSEKKTGFVIRNKGDK is encoded by the coding sequence GTGAAATTTAATGAATTTAACTTGTCTGCTGATTTGCTAGCAGAGATTGAAAAAGCTGGATTTGTAGAAGCCAGTCCCATCCAAGAACAGACGATTCCCTTGGCTCTCGAAGGAAAAGACGTTATCGGTCAAGCCCAGACTGGTACAGGGAAAACCGCAGCCTTTGGCTTGCCAACTCTTGAAAAAATCCGGACAGAAGAAGCGACCATCCAAGCCTTGGTCATCGCTCCAACTCGTGAACTCGCTGTCCAAAGTCAAGAAGAACTCTTCCGCTTTGGCCGTAGCAAAGGAGTGAAAGTTCGCTCAGTTTACGGTGGTTCCAGCATTGAAAAACAAATCAAAGCTCTTAAATCTGGTGCTCACATCGTGGTAGGAACACCAGGCCGTCTCTTGGATTTGATTAAACGCAAGGCCTTGAAATTACAAGATATTGAAACTCTTATCCTTGACGAAGCGGATGAAATGCTCAACATGGGCTTCCTTGAAGACATCGAAGCCATCATTTCCCGTGTCCCTGAGAATCGTCAAACTTTGCTCTTTTCAGCAACCATGCCAGATGCTATCAAACGTATTGGTGTTCAATTTATGAAAGACCCTGAGCATGTGAAGATTGCTGCCAAGGAATTGACAACAGAGCTGGTTGACCAATACTATATCCGTGTCAAGGAACAAGAGAAATTTGATACCATGACGCGTCTTATGGATGTGGAACAACCAGAACTTGCTATTGTATTTGGTCGTACTAAACGCCGTGTAGATGAATTGACTCGTGGTCTTAAAATCCGTGGCTTCCGTGTTGAAGGAATTCATGGCGACTTAGACCAAAACAAACGTCTTCGTGTCCTTCGTGATTTTAAAAATGGCAATCTTGATGTTCTAGTTGCAACAGACGTGGCAGCGCGTGGTTTGGATATCTCAGGTGTGACCCATGTCTACAACTACGATATTCCACAAGATCCTGAAAGTTATGTTCACCGTATCGGTCGTACAGGTCGTGCTGGTAAGTCAGGTCAGTCTATTACTTTCGTAGCACCAAATGAAATGGGCTACCTTCAAATCATCGAAAACTTGACTAAGAAACGCATGAAAGGCTTGAAACCAGCGACAGCAGAAGAAGCCTTCCAAGCTAAGAAACAAGTAGCGCTCAAGAAAATCGAACGAGATTTTGCGGATGAAACTATTCGTGGGAACTTTGAGAAATTTGCTAAAGATGCTCGTAAGTTAGCAGCAGAATTTAGTCCAGAAGAATTGGCTATGTATATCTTGAGTCTGACAGTCCAAGATCCAGACAGCCTTCCTGAAGTGGAGATTGCGCGTGAAAAACCACTGCCATTTAAACCGTCAGGTAATGGCTTTGGTGGTAAAGGTAAGGGAGGTCGAGGAGGCCGTCGTGGAGACGACCGTCGAGACCGTGATCGCCGTGGCAATGGTCGTCGTGATGAGTTCAAGAAAGGTAGTCGTGGAAACGACCGTTTTGATAAAGACAAACGTTACCGTAATAAAGACAATAAAAAACCTCGCAACACTTCAAGTGAAAAGAAAACAGGCTTTGTTATTCGTAACAAGGGCGATAAATAA
- a CDS encoding M24 family metallopeptidase, which yields MSKLQQIVTYLESEKLDVAVVSDPVTINYLTGFYSDPHERQMFLFVLADQEPLLFVPALEVERATNTVSFPVVGYVDSENPWQKIKNALPQLDFKRVAVEFDNLILIKYHGLKTVFETAEFENLTPRIQRMRLIKSADEVQKMMVAGLYADKAVKVGFDNISLDKTETDIIAQIDFAMKGEGYEMSFDTMVLTGDNAANPHGIPGANKVEKDALLLFDLGVMVNGYASDMTRTVAVGKPDQFKKDIYNLTLEAQQAALDFIKPGVTAHEVDRAAREVIEKAGYGEYFNHRLGHGIGMDVHEFPSIMEGNDMVIEEGMCFSVEPGIYIPGKVGVRIEDCGVVTKDGFDLFTSTSKDLLYFD from the coding sequence ATGTCTAAATTACAACAAATCGTAACATATCTTGAATCAGAAAAACTAGACGTCGCTGTCGTATCTGACCCCGTCACTATTAATTACCTCACTGGCTTTTACAGTGATCCCCATGAACGCCAAATGTTCCTCTTTGTCCTAGCGGATCAGGAACCCCTCCTCTTCGTCCCAGCCCTTGAAGTAGAACGTGCAACCAACACTGTTTCCTTCCCAGTTGTAGGTTATGTGGATTCTGAAAATCCATGGCAAAAAATCAAAAACGCTTTGCCTCAGCTTGACTTCAAACGTGTCGCTGTTGAGTTTGACAATCTCATCTTGATAAAATACCATGGTTTGAAAACAGTCTTTGAAACTGCTGAGTTTGAAAACCTCACTCCTCGCATCCAACGCATGCGCCTCATCAAATCAGCTGACGAAGTGCAAAAAATGATGGTTGCAGGGCTCTATGCTGATAAAGCTGTAAAAGTTGGTTTTGACAATATTTCTCTTGATAAGACTGAGACAGACATCATTGCCCAAATCGACTTTGCCATGAAAGGTGAAGGCTATGAAATGAGCTTTGATACCATGGTCTTGACTGGCGATAACGCTGCAAATCCACACGGAATTCCTGGTGCAAACAAGGTCGAAAAAGACGCCCTTCTCCTCTTTGACCTGGGTGTTATGGTCAATGGCTATGCATCAGATATGACTCGTACAGTCGCTGTCGGCAAACCAGACCAATTCAAGAAAGATATTTACAACTTGACCCTTGAAGCCCAACAAGCTGCTCTTGACTTTATCAAGCCAGGTGTGACTGCCCATGAAGTGGACCGCGCTGCCCGTGAAGTCATTGAAAAAGCTGGTTATGGTGAGTACTTCAACCACCGTCTCGGTCACGGTATCGGTATGGATGTCCACGAATTCCCATCCATCATGGAAGGAAACGACATGGTCATTGAAGAAGGCATGTGCTTCTCTGTTGAACCAGGTATCTATATCCCTGGTAAAGTCGGCGTTCGTATTGAAGACTGTGGTGTTGTTACCAAGGATGGCTTTGACCTCTTTACAAGCACCAGCAAAGATTTGCTTTATTTTGATTAA
- a CDS encoding bifunctional hydroxymethylpyrimidine kinase/phosphomethylpyrimidine kinase, translated as MKNNRILALSGNDIFSGGGLSADLATYTLNGLHGFVAVTCLTALTEKGFEVFPTDDVIFQHELDSLRDVDFAGIKIGLLPTVSVAEKALDFIKQRSGVPVVLDPVLVCKETHDVAVSELCQELIRFFPHVSVITPNLPEAELLADQEIKTLEDMKTASQKLHDLGAPAVIIKGGNRLSQDKAVDVFYDGQTFTVLENPVIQGQNAGAGCTFASSIASHLVKGDELLPAVESSKAFVYRAIAQADQYGVRQYEANQNN; from the coding sequence ATGAAGAATAATCGTATTTTAGCCCTTTCTGGGAATGATATTTTTAGTGGCGGTGGATTGTCAGCTGATCTTGCCACCTATACCTTAAACGGCTTGCATGGCTTTGTAGCAGTGACTTGTTTGACGGCCTTGACCGAAAAGGGTTTTGAAGTCTTTCCAACAGATGACGTCATTTTTCAACATGAATTAGATAGTTTGCGTGACGTGGATTTTGCGGGAATCAAAATTGGTCTTCTCCCTACTGTCAGTGTGGCTGAGAAAGCCTTGGATTTTATCAAGCAACGTTCAGGAGTGCCTGTGGTGTTAGACCCTGTCTTGGTCTGCAAGGAAACGCACGACGTGGCAGTCAGTGAACTCTGCCAAGAATTGATCCGCTTTTTTCCTCATGTCAGTGTGATTACGCCAAATCTTCCAGAGGCAGAATTATTAGCTGATCAAGAGATTAAAACCTTGGAAGATATGAAAACTGCATCGCAGAAATTGCATGATTTAGGAGCGCCAGCAGTTATTATTAAGGGAGGCAATCGCCTCAGTCAGGACAAGGCAGTGGATGTCTTTTATGATGGACAAACTTTCACTGTTCTAGAAAACCCAGTCATTCAAGGCCAAAATGCTGGTGCAGGATGTACCTTTGCCTCAAGCATCGCCAGTCACTTGGTTAAAGGGGATGAACTTTTACCAGCAGTAGAGAGCTCGAAAGCTTTCGTTTACCGTGCTATTGCACAAGCAGATCAATATGGAGTAAGACAATATGAAGCAAACCAAAACAACTAA
- the gatD gene encoding lipid II isoglutaminyl synthase subunit GatD, with protein sequence MVYTSLSSKAGNYPYQLNIAHLYGNLMNTYGDNGNILMLKYVAEKLGAHVTVDIVSLHDDFDENHYDIAFFGGGQDFEQSIIAGDLPAKKESIDNYIQNDGVVLAICGGFQLLGQYYVEASGKRIEGLGVMGHYTLNQTNNRFIGDIKIHNDEFNETYYGFENHQGRTFLSDDQKPLGQVVYGNGNNEEKVGEGVHYKNVFGSYFHGPILSRNANLAYRLVTTALRKKYGQDIQLPAYEDILSQEIAEEYSDVKSKADFS encoded by the coding sequence ATGGTTTATACTTCACTTTCCTCAAAAGCTGGCAACTACCCTTATCAGCTCAACATTGCCCACCTCTACGGAAACCTCATGAATACCTACGGGGACAATGGAAACATCCTCATGCTCAAGTATGTGGCTGAAAAACTGGGAGCTCATGTAACAGTTGATATTGTTTCTCTCCATGATGACTTTGACGAAAACCACTATGATATCGCCTTTTTCGGCGGCGGTCAAGACTTTGAACAAAGCATCATCGCAGGCGATCTTCCTGCTAAAAAAGAGAGCATTGACAACTACATCCAAAACGACGGAGTGGTTCTCGCTATCTGCGGTGGTTTTCAACTATTGGGTCAATATTATGTTGAAGCTTCAGGTAAACGCATCGAAGGGCTCGGTGTCATGGGCCACTACACCCTCAACCAGACCAATAACCGCTTTATCGGTGACATCAAGATCCATAATGACGAATTCAATGAAACCTACTATGGATTTGAAAATCACCAAGGCCGTACCTTCCTCTCAGATGACCAAAAACCGCTGGGACAGGTGGTCTATGGAAATGGAAACAACGAGGAAAAGGTCGGCGAAGGGGTTCATTATAAGAATGTCTTTGGTTCCTACTTCCACGGACCTATCCTCTCACGTAATGCAAATCTGGCTTATCGCCTAGTCACTACTGCCCTCCGGAAAAAATACGGTCAGGATATCCAACTCCCTGCCTATGAGGACATCCTCAGCCAAGAAATCGCTGAAGAATACAGCGACGTGAAAAGCAAGGCAGACTTTTCTTAA
- the truA gene encoding tRNA pseudouridine(38-40) synthase TruA, translating into MTRYKAIISYDGYAFAGFQCQPHARSVQEEIEKTLTRLNKGQAITVHGAGRTDSGVHALGQVIHFDLPYQMNEEKLRFALDTQSPEDINVISIELVADDFHCRYAKHSKTYEFIVDRGRPKNPMRRHYATHFPYPLDVERMQMAIKKLEGTHDFTGFTASGTSVEDKVRTITEASLSVDETGQFLTFTFSGNGFLYKQIRNMVGTLLKIGNNRMPVEQIDLILEKKDRQLAGPTAAPNGLYLKEIRYEE; encoded by the coding sequence ATGACAAGATATAAAGCAATCATTTCCTATGACGGTTACGCTTTTGCTGGATTTCAGTGTCAGCCCCATGCGCGGAGCGTTCAGGAGGAAATCGAAAAAACGTTAACGAGGCTGAATAAAGGACAAGCCATCACTGTTCACGGTGCTGGTAGGACTGATAGTGGGGTTCATGCCCTGGGACAGGTTATCCATTTTGACCTGCCTTATCAAATGAATGAGGAAAAACTCCGTTTTGCTTTGGATACCCAGTCCCCTGAAGATATTAATGTGATTTCGATTGAGCTTGTGGCGGATGATTTTCATTGCCGTTATGCCAAGCATAGCAAGACCTATGAGTTTATCGTGGATAGGGGGCGTCCCAAAAATCCTATGCGCCGTCACTATGCCACTCACTTTCCTTATCCACTCGATGTGGAACGGATGCAGATGGCAATCAAAAAGCTAGAGGGAACCCATGATTTCACCGGTTTTACAGCCTCTGGTACCAGTGTAGAGGACAAGGTTCGTACCATTACAGAAGCCAGTCTTAGTGTTGATGAGACAGGGCAGTTTTTAACCTTTACCTTTTCAGGAAATGGCTTCTTGTATAAGCAGATTCGCAATATGGTGGGGACACTGCTCAAAATCGGAAATAATCGAATGCCAGTTGAGCAGATTGACTTGATTTTGGAGAAGAAGGACAGGCAGCTTGCAGGTCCAACGGCTGCACCGAATGGCTTGTATTTAAAGGAGATTCGTTATGAAGAATAA
- the codY gene encoding GTP-sensing pleiotropic transcriptional regulator CodY: protein MAHLLEKTRKITSILKRSEEQMQDELPYNAITRQLADIIDCNACIVNSKGRLLGYFMRYKTNTDRVEQFFQTKTFPDDYVQGANMIYDTEANLPVEHDLTIFPVESRADFPDGLTTIAPIHVSGIRLGSLIIWRNDKKFEDEDLILVEIASTVVGIQLLNFQREEDEKNIRRRTAVTMAVNTLSYSELRAVSAILSELNGNEGQLTASVIADRIGITRSVIVNALRKLESAGIIESRSLGMKGTYLKVLISDIFEEVKKRDY from the coding sequence ATGGCACATTTATTAGAAAAAACAAGAAAAATTACATCAATTTTAAAACGCTCAGAAGAGCAAATGCAGGATGAACTTCCATACAATGCCATTACACGTCAACTAGCAGACATTATTGATTGCAATGCCTGTATTGTCAATAGCAAGGGCCGTCTTTTGGGCTACTTTATGCGCTATAAAACTAATACAGACCGTGTAGAGCAGTTTTTCCAAACCAAGACGTTCCCAGATGACTATGTACAAGGGGCAAACATGATCTATGATACAGAAGCCAATCTTCCTGTTGAACATGATTTGACCATTTTTCCTGTAGAGAGCCGTGCGGATTTTCCAGATGGTTTGACAACCATTGCTCCCATTCATGTATCAGGGATTCGCCTAGGTTCCTTGATCATTTGGCGCAATGATAAGAAATTTGAAGATGAGGATTTGATTCTTGTTGAGATTGCGAGCACGGTTGTGGGGATTCAACTCTTGAACTTCCAACGTGAAGAAGATGAGAAAAATATCCGTCGTCGTACGGCTGTCACCATGGCAGTTAATACCCTTTCCTACTCAGAACTTCGTGCTGTTTCAGCTATTTTATCTGAGCTAAATGGAAATGAAGGACAATTAACTGCATCGGTCATTGCAGATCGTATCGGTATCACGCGCTCAGTGATCGTCAATGCTCTCCGTAAGCTAGAGTCGGCAGGAATTATTGAAAGCCGTTCACTAGGAATGAAGGGAACCTATCTCAAAGTATTGATTTCAGATATCTTTGAGGAAGTGAAAAAGAGGGACTACTAA
- a CDS encoding FAD-containing oxidoreductase produces MLTYDLIVIGFGKAGKTLAGKLASAGKKVALVERSKAMYGGTCINIGCIPTKTLLVAAEKNLSFEEVIATKNIITSRLNGKNYATVAGTGVDIFDAEAHFLSNKVIEIQAGDEKKELTAETIVINTGAVSNVLPIPGLATSKNVFDSTGIQNMDKLPEKLGVLGGGNIGLEFAGLYNKLGSKVTVLDALDTFLPRAEPSIAALAKQYMEEDGIELLQNIRTTEIKNDGDQVLVVTEKETYRFDALLYATGRKPNVEPLQLENTDIELTERGAIKVDKHCQTNVPGVFAVGDVNGGPQFTYISLDDFRVVYSYLAGDGSYTLEDRLNVPNTMFITPALSQVGLTESQAANLKLPYAVKEIPVAAMPRGHVNGDLRGAFKAVVNTETKEILGASIFSEGSQEIINIITVAMDNKIPYTYFTKQIFTHPTLAENLNDLFAI; encoded by the coding sequence ATGTTAACATATGATTTAATCGTTATTGGATTTGGTAAAGCTGGGAAAACACTAGCTGGTAAATTAGCTTCAGCTGGCAAAAAAGTTGCCCTGGTTGAACGTAGCAAAGCTATGTACGGTGGAACCTGTATCAACATTGGTTGTATCCCAACTAAGACTTTGCTAGTTGCTGCTGAGAAAAACTTGTCTTTTGAAGAGGTTATTGCTACCAAAAATATCATCACTAGTCGCCTCAACGGCAAAAACTATGCTACTGTTGCTGGTACAGGTGTAGATATCTTTGATGCGGAAGCTCACTTCCTTTCAAATAAAGTCATCGAAATCCAAGCTGGTGATGAAAAGAAAGAACTGACTGCTGAAACAATCGTCATCAACACTGGGGCTGTTTCTAACGTCTTACCTATCCCTGGACTTGCTACAAGTAAGAATGTTTTTGACTCAACAGGTATTCAAAACATGGACAAATTGCCTGAAAAACTTGGAGTCCTTGGTGGCGGAAATATCGGTCTTGAATTTGCTGGCCTTTACAACAAACTTGGAAGCAAAGTTACAGTCCTAGATGCCTTGGATACTTTCCTACCTCGAGCAGAACCTTCCATTGCAGCTCTTGCTAAACAATACATGGAAGAAGACGGCATTGAATTGCTTCAAAACATCCGTACTACTGAAATTAAAAATGACGGTGACCAAGTCCTTGTCGTAACTGAAAAGGAAACCTACCGTTTCGATGCCCTTCTCTACGCAACTGGACGTAAACCAAATGTAGAACCACTTCAACTTGAAAATACAGATATTGAACTAACTGAGCGTGGTGCTATCAAGGTTGACAAACATTGTCAAACAAACGTTCCTGGTGTCTTTGCAGTTGGAGACGTCAACGGTGGACCTCAATTTACTTACATTTCACTTGATGACTTCCGTGTTGTCTATAGTTACCTTGCTGGAGATGGCAGCTACACACTCGAAGACCGGCTCAATGTACCAAACACCATGTTCATCACACCAGCTCTTTCTCAAGTTGGCTTGACGGAAAGCCAAGCAGCTAATTTGAAACTTCCATACGCCGTTAAGGAAATCCCTGTTGCTGCCATGCCTCGTGGTCACGTAAATGGAGACCTTCGCGGAGCCTTCAAAGCTGTTGTCAATACTGAAACAAAAGAAATTCTTGGAGCAAGCATCTTCTCAGAAGGTTCTCAAGAAATCATCAACATCATCACTGTTGCTATGGACAACAAGATTCCTTACACTTACTTCACAAAACAAATCTTCACTCACCCAACCTTGGCTGAGAACTTGAATGACTTGTTTGCGATTTAA